The following are encoded together in the Silurus meridionalis isolate SWU-2019-XX chromosome 2, ASM1480568v1, whole genome shotgun sequence genome:
- the angpt2a gene encoding angiopoietin-2a, whose translation MLKAGIFILSFFLAFGEGFVAGKRSYQIQNGPCSYTFLLPEQEACPPGSYGNQVQKDDADEYEESLQRLEQLENTIENNTQWLLKLESYIQEKLKQDLVQLQQDTVQHHAAAMIEIGTNILNHTAEQTRKLTHVEVQVINQTTRLERQLLENSKSTNKLEKDMILQTNEITKLNSKNSFLEKRMEDMEGQRQAELKSLQEEKEQLKKLVEKQTDTIEELKQQLQRASEDNLAMEQQQLKLEEMVNNLIQNIKNPTYKSAMMQDMPTLYKDCAAIFKAGNKESGVYTLAIPDTKEQIKAYCDMETEAGGWTIVQKRFSGAVDFDQTWKEYKMGFGDASGEHWLGNEYISKLTNEQQYVLRIELTDWDGNTAFSQYEEFSLSNEEQKYRIHLKGYSGTAGKISSLAQPGSDFSTKDADNDKCVCKCSQLTTGGWWFDACGPSNLNGVYYQQGQHTSRFNGIKWYYWKGSGYSLKATTIMIRPVDF comes from the exons atGCTGAAAGCTGGGATCTTCATTTTAAGCTTCTTTTTGGCATTCGGGGAAGGGTTTGTAGCCGGCAAGAGGTCATATCAGATTCAGAACGGGCCGTGCAGCTACACGTTTTTGCTGCCCGAGCAGGAGGCATGCCCTCCAGGTAGCTATGGCAACCAGGTGCAAAAAGACGACGCGGATGAATACGAGGAGTCGCTACAGAGGCTGGAGCAGTTGGAGAACACCATAGAGAACAACACTCAGTGGCTGCTCAAG CTGGAGAGTTACATCCAAGAAAAGCTGAAGCAAGACCTGGTCCAACTCCAGCAGGACACCGTTCAGCACCATGCAGCAGCCATGATCGAGATCGGCACCAACATCCTGAATCACACGGCCGAGCAGACGCGAAAGCTCACCCATGTTGAAGTACAG gttatAAACCAAACGACGCGGCTTGAACGTCAACTTCTTGAGAATTCAAAGTCAACAAATAAACTGGAGAAAGACATGATCCTGCAGACGAATGAAATAACCAAACTCAACAGCAAAAACAG cttcttGGAAAAGCGGATGGAGGACATGGAAGGCCAAAGGCAAGCGGAGCTGAAGAGCCTGCAGGAGGAGAAAGAGCAGCTGAAGAAGCTGGTGGAGAAGCAAACAGACACCATTGAGGAACTGAAGCAGCAACTGCAGCGTGCCTCTGAAGATAACCTGGCCATGGAGCAACAGCAGCTTAAGCTGGAAGAAATGGTCAACAACCTCATTCAAAATATCAAGAACCCCACCT ATAAATCAgcaatgatgcaggacatgccCACATTGTACAAAGACTGCGCTGCCATCTTTAAAGCCGGAAACAAAGAAAGTGGAGTCTACACGCTTGCAATCCCAGATACgaaagaacaaataaaa GCGTACTGCGACATGGAAACCGAGGCAGGTGGATGGACAATAGTGCAGAAGCGATTCAGCGGCGCCGTCGACTTCGATCAGACGTGGAAAGAATACAAAATG gGGTTTGGAGATGCTTCAGGTGAACACTGGCTGGGTAACGAGTACATCTCCAAGCTGACCAATGAGCAGCAGTATGTGCTGAGGATAGAGCTCACGGACTGGGACGGAAACACTGCTTTCTCTCAGTATGAGGAATTCTCCTTGAGCAATGAAGAACAAAAATACAG GATACACCTTAAAGGCTACAGTGGAACTGCGGGTAAAATCAGCAGCCTTGCCCAGCCAGGAAGTGATTTTAGCACAAAGGATGCAGACAATGACAAATGTGTTTGCAAGTGTTCACAGCTAACCACAGGAG GCTGGTGGTTTGACGCCTGCGGCCCTTCCAATCTCAACGGTGTGTACTATCAGCAGGGGCAGCACACCAGTCGCTTCAACGGTATCAAGTGGTACTATTGGAAAGGCTCTGGATATTCACTTAAAGCAACAACGATTATGATAAGACCAGTGGATTTCTGA